The genome window TACCTGAACGAAACCCATTACAATTCGATAAAGACGTGCTTTGAAAAAGGGATGTTCACCGAGCAACAGCTGGATGAAGCCGTAAAGAAAGTGCTTGCATTCCAGAAAAAAGCACTTGAACTTCGCAATAATCAGGCACTTACTGAAGAAGAACATGCTTTGGCAAGAAGAGTAAATAAAGATTCTGTCTTCTCCAGAGGTGTAAATAAACCTCTTTCCCGTGACGGTAAGCATTATTTTGTGCTGATGGTACATAACGATACGCCTTTAGGTGTAAAGGGTACAGTTGAAGTAGACACTTTTTCCAACAACTGGCACAATCCTGCAAAAATTTGTGAAAAACTGAAAACTTTGTATCCCAACTGTATTATAAAACCCATTTATGAGTTTCCGACACCCGGACAGAACGGTAGTGTTATTGCAGAAATTGCGGCGTGGGATGTTGACGAGGTTGTCTTTATAACATACAGCGAGTGGATGGCAAATTCTGGCGGTGAGAAAATTACATACCGCGTGGAGGCTCTTATACATTCGTTGCAACAGAAAAACCGTGCATCTACACTCATCCATTTCGGCAATCCTAAAGTGTTGGAACCGCTTGCGCATTTTGATAAAATCATTATCGGCGGAAACTCGGCAGAAAGTGTGGATGCTTGCATAGATGTACTTGCAGGCAATCTTGAAGCAAAAGGAAAGCTTACCTGTGCGGTGAATTTTAAATGAGTGAAAGTACGAAAAACTCAGTTAAACTACACAAAAAAGGACAACAACTTTGTTGTCCTTTTTTATATGATTTCACATACCAAAACACCGCTATCCGAGAGCAAAATTTCGGGTAGCGGTTATTTTTTATATCAGCAATATTCCGTTGGGGTGTATCCGGTAAGCTTTTTGAAAACCTGCGAGAAATATTTTTCGTCTTTAAAGCCTGCCATGGATGCAATTTCTTTGATTCTTAATTCCTTACTTTCCAGTAAGGATTTTGCATATTCAATACGCAGGCGGTTTACAAAATCAACAATGGAGCATCCGTATTGCTTGAAAAATATTCGACGGAAATAAGCTTGACTCAAATAGGAAAGACCAATCATTTTTTCAATGCTGAAGTCGGTTTGCCTAAAATTTGTATACAAGTAGTCCATAGATTTTTTGATTTTTATATTTGCATCGTTTTGATTGGCCTTGCAGAGCAAATACAAAATATTATACACAATGGATTTGCATTTGTAGAGGTACCCGGGCTTTTTTTGAGACCAGTACGTGTATAGCTTTGAAAAGTTTTCCCTGACCTCGGGAAGCATGCAAGGAATCACTTCGGGCTTTTGCGGTGGGTTTTTGGAAAATTCAAGGTGAATAGCAATGAGCTCTTCGGTATGATAAACTTGCGTATACTTTGTATAGGCAGGACATAGAAAATACTGATTGACGGCAGGTTTTAGAATTTTGCCGTCAACATTTATTTCGGTTGAACCAGAAAATCTGCAGGATAATACCGATATAGGGCGACCGTTGCACACAGTAGAGGCGTTCATATTTTCATAACGTTCAAGTTTAAGAACATCCACAATTGAAAACTCGGTATCTTTCATATCGAATAGCATTATTTTACCACCCATCCTATAAACTGTTTTTTCGTTAAACCGCAAAATCATTGTATCAAATTCATAATGCCTTGTCAATACAAGGTTCATATTTTCATCCTTTTGGTTCAAATTGCAAGTTGACAATCCGATATTTTAAATGTAATATAAAGGCGAAAGATAAATGAAGAAAGGAACGAAAATGCTTTATGAACATTACAGTTGTATATCCTGCACGTGGGCACAGTGCATATAAAATCGCAGCAGAAGCCTTTGAAAGTCTTGCAAAGGAGGTTGCGGATGCAAGTATTAAACTTCTTACAGATGCCGAACCGCTAACTGAAGATGGTTCTGTGGTTGTGGTAATCGGAACGGATGCTGCCAATCATCTTGCGGCAGATTTATATCTTGACCGCAAAATCGGCAACTTTGAGATTCGGTATAATACCGACGATTATCGTATTTTCACAAGGACTGTGGATAACCGCACATATCTGTTTTTGGCAGGCGGTCGTCCGAGAGCGACATTGTATGCGGTTTACCGTTACTTTGAAAAATTCTGCGGTTGCCGTTGGTTCTGGGACGGTGATCGCATTTGTCATACAGAATTGCCGATGCGTGATATTGATTTGACAGAAACACCGCGCTTTGAATATCGCGGCCTGCGTTATTTTGCCCATCGAAGTCTGCACCGCTTCCAGGCAGAACACTGGTCTCTTGAAGACTGGCAGAAGGAAATTGACTGGATATTGAAAAAGCGGTTGAATATGTTTATGCTGCGCATTGGTCTTGACGATATTTTCCAGAAAGCATTCCCCGACATTGTTCCTTATCCCGAGCTTGAAAAGCCTCTGCCGGAAGCAGGTCAGGGGCACGACGACAGAAACCTTTTCTGGTCGCTGGAATACCGCGGCGAGCTTCGGAAAAAACTGCTTCAATATGCCTTTGAACGCGATTTGATGCATCCCGAGGATTGCGGAACCATTACACACTGGTACTCACGTACACCTAAAGCATATCTGGAAAAAGTCAATCCGACGCTTTTGTTGGGATCTAAGTATAACGGAGAAGCGACCGGGCAAACCTGGGATGTTTTAGATGATGAAAATCTGGAAAATTATTTTAAATTAACAGAAACCCATATAAAGGAATACGGGAAGCCGGAGCTGTTTCATACTATAGGTCTGGCGGAACGCTTATTTTCGACCGAGCGGGAAGTGAATGTAAGGTTAAAGTATTATGTTTATCGTCGTGTTTCATCATACTTAAAAGAAAAGTATCCGAATGCACCCTTGATGATTGCAAGCTGGGATTTGTGGAATGATTCCTGGAGCGGTAGAAGTTATACTGCTGAAGATATTCAACACCTGGTTTCAGAATTGGATCCGTCTCAGTCAATTATTCTTGATTATACCTCCGACTGTATGACTGAACTGAATTTCACAAACTGGGGCATTGTTGGAAAATTCCCTTGGATTTTCGGTATGTTCAGCGGTTATGAGCCTGATAATGACATCCGTGGTTTTTATGACTGGACAAACGAACGCATAAAAATTGCGAAGGACGACCCGATGTGTAAAGGTGTTATTTTATGGCCGGAGTTGTCTCACGGGGATACCCTGATGACCGAATATCTTGCCCGTAATGCCTGGGAAAAAGACACCCTTTCTATTGAACAACTGTTGGATACATATTGCAAAGACAGATATTCCGATACAAAATTCAGTGCTATGAAGAAAATCTGGGATGCATTTATGCCAATTGTAAGGATGCGTGCGTGGAATCCTATAGAACACGTTTTTATGTCCGCCGGGCAGAATACCTTCTTCAGAATGGATGTGCGTGCGACATTTGAAGATAAAGAATATGCGTATTACGGACGCAGTCCTGAAGATGCTTCTGCACATCAGGCGCAAGCAGTATATATTCTCCGAAGCTTAGCAGAAATTGAACCTGACGATGAAATGCTTCGCCGTGATATCTATGACATCGCAAGATCGGTGCTTGGCAGATATGTAGATTGTTTAATCAGACTTTCAGAAATTCAGTATATAAATAAAAATGCGGATATGACGGCTTCTATGGAGGCGGCTTATAAGCTTTTGAAAGCCCTTAGTGATTTGCTGGCATCTCACGAAGATTATTCGCTGTATCAAAGCTTACTGCGTCTTCAGAGTGTAACCAAAACCAATCCGAACTTTGAAATAACCCTGAAGAATAATGCGTCCGGATATTATTGCCGTTCCTACATCAGCGAGAATGTGGAATACTTGTACTTACCCGAAATGGAAATTATCTTCGATGAAGTAAAGAAAGCTTTCAAAGCAGATGCTGAAATTGACAGGGAGTCTATCACGGCACGCATTCAGATAAACAAAGAACGCTTTGATGCTATGCCACTTGCTGAAATGTCTGCAACTGAACTTAAGGCATACCCCGATGTTTTGCGTGAGGCGGCAAATATTATTGAAAATGTGACATTTATAAATGATAAATAATGTGTTTATATAAATTTATAATATTCAACCAAAGGTTGATGGACTTTGCTTTAAAAGCGTTGTAAAATATAACTGTAGGGCGTGAACGCAAAAGGAAAACTTACATGTGAGGTAAACTTGAAGTGAATAATATTATTGAAATTTTTAATTCTTATAAAGAAAAAGCCGATGTAAGCTTTAACCATAAGCTTTGGTCGAAAGAGAACATTTTAAGCTATGCTGAAAAGGCAAAGCTTGATACGGAAAACATAAAATTTTTATCCGACTTCATTTGTTATGCAGATGAAGAATTAAAGCGGTTTATGTGGCAGTTTTATTATATGATGTTTGAATCTGATGAAGATTTTTCGGATGATATCTGGCAGTTGGAGAAAATTCCGCTTCCTGAAGAAGCAGAAGAAAAATTTCCCGGTGCAATAAAGGCTTGCATCTATCTGCTCGCCGCAGAGCATTTAAAAAAGTGGGCAGAAAATACCGAATTTAACCAAGAGGAGTTGGTTGAAAGCTATTTTCAAAGGTATAAAAAGATAGTGGACAGAAACCGTTATTCGCACAACACTTTCGGGCTTTGCCGCTTGTCCTCTTTTATGTACGCCTATGCGTATCCGTTTATTTTGCCCATTGGTCTTTTCACATTTCAATACAGGTTGCAAGAGCCTTTTTGTGAGGTGTATGAAAATGAAAAGGGTGAGCATCTTTTGGTTGCTGTACCATATTACAATTACGACCAAAAGGGCTTTCAGTCAGAAGAAGGATATTTGCCTGCTTACGAACTAAAAGGCGATACATTGCTTGCCCATACTTTTGGGGAAAAAGGTGAATTGAATTTAACACCCGAAACCATTAACTTAAAAGAGTATAAGAAAATTCTTTGTCCCGGCGACCATGTTGTAACCATACACATCCCGGGCGAAAGGCGTTTGGTTAAAGAAGAAGTAAAGCAGTCCATTGAAGAGGCAAAACGGCTTTGCGCCAAGTATCTGCCACCCTTTAAAGCAATCGTTTGTACCACCTGGTTTATAGACCCCAATCTTAGGGGAGAGGTGATACAGGATGGCAGTAATATGGCTCATTTTGCCGATTTGTTTGATTTGGCGTGTGCCAGGGACAATAAAAATATATCTATTTTTGAGCATGTGTTTGAAACGTCCGAACAACCGCTTGAGAACTTAGTTCCGAAAAATGATTTTC of Clostridia bacterium contains these proteins:
- a CDS encoding helix-turn-helix transcriptional regulator gives rise to the protein MNLVLTRHYEFDTMILRFNEKTVYRMGGKIMLFDMKDTEFSIVDVLKLERYENMNASTVCNGRPISVLSCRFSGSTEINVDGKILKPAVNQYFLCPAYTKYTQVYHTEELIAIHLEFSKNPPQKPEVIPCMLPEVRENFSKLYTYWSQKKPGYLYKCKSIVYNILYLLCKANQNDANIKIKKSMDYLYTNFRQTDFSIEKMIGLSYLSQAYFRRIFFKQYGCSIVDFVNRLRIEYAKSLLESKELRIKEIASMAGFKDEKYFSQVFKKLTGYTPTEYC